The Etheostoma spectabile isolate EspeVRDwgs_2016 chromosome 9, UIUC_Espe_1.0, whole genome shotgun sequence DNA segment GACgcagctaccccccccccccccccccccccccaacacacacacacacacacaccacacacaccccacacactaCTGAGAAGAAATGCAGctgtgttacatttacaacCACCAGGGCAGCTTCCTTAACCCCATTATCGCACTGTTAACTACCTGTGCCTTTGGCTGTACCTGTGGCTAAGACTAAAGCCTGGAACAATACATTCATTTTATACATATAGGAGAGGTGTATTTGTTGAGCTCTTAATTAGCTATAACTCTAATTAGGTTGACCAACAAAATAGTTCTTTCTTAGTGTCAGATTTCCTTATGCAACATAGGCTACAATGTGTATCAATTCCACCATCCTCCCATAATTACTTAATATTGTTACGtatacattaaaataatttccctggTTTCACCTCCACATATTCTGCAGATGCACCGTCCTCACAGCGCGTGCACTCTACACGTGTGCGCGACCTATGAACTgagagccgtgtgtgtgtgtggtgtgtgtgtgtgtggtgtgtgtgtgtgtgtgtgtgtgtgtgtggtgtgtgtgtgtgtgtgtgtgtgtgtgtgtgtgtgtgtgtgtgtgtgtgtgtctataaaaGCAGCCCTCCTCCTGGCGGAGAGCGACAGGTGGCCCAGGTGAAGCGTCCCTCTCCCCGCTCAGAGCGCTCCGCTGCCCGCAGGTGCGTACTCGCCATCCCCGCTCTGTTCTCCAGGAAATCTGTCTGATTAATTTAAGGCTCCAGGGAGCGCGGGGGAATGTTTCATATGCAGTTTTTCTAAGTTATCTGGGAGCCGAAGTGATGCgtttatgtttttgtaattgtgtgtgtgtcatttttattttattttttaagtcatTTTGGAGATTTAGTTCTACTGGATCCACTGTAAAGGTGATCGAGTTATGGCTATAGTCCAAAAATAATTCCATTGTGTTATGATGAATATTATACAGATCGTTTGACTAAAATCATTGCTTtaaaaatagttgttttattttgaaagggtgACTTGCAAAGATAGACCAAATTACCACTTTAGCTTTTCACTTTCAGCTTTTGCTCCATTAGTAAACTACTACATTTGCCAATAATATAACATGTATATGACATGTATATCTGACTTGCTTTGTTCATTTATTGTAACTTTTTGTCTGTCCACCCCCACTCCCCAGTCATGGCTCCAAGACCACAAGTGGGCACTGATTCCTCCCCCCCTCTTGGTACGTCCTTTTCCCTTGCATACTTTAAATAACCTGCTCAAGCTGTGTTGTTGCCACCTTCTCTCTAACATGCCCTCGTGTCTGCCCTGCATTAGATGACAACGTTCGGGTTAAAGATGTGGCCATCCTGCCGGCTTACTCCACCGTGGACCTGGTGAATGAGGACCCAGATGCAGAAGATCCCTGGGATCTCCCAGAGCTCAAAGACACTGGGATCAAGTGGTCAGGTGAGGCAGCGCTCCATTCTCTGCTCAGCGGGAGAACGCCTTTACAAAACCTGGCTCTGATTCAGTGCTCTGTGGATGGGTTTTTTCTTCTCACAGAGCTGGATACAAAGGGGAAGATTATGAGAGTGCTGACTGGTATTTTGAAGGCCGTCACGCTGCTGGGACTTCTCTACCTGTTTATCTGCTCTCTGGATGTTCTCAGCTCTGCTTTCCAGCTGGTCGGAGGTACATCCACACAGTTACATCTAACATGTTAGATCTTTATCACCCATCACTGCACATTTAGTTCATTTACTTGATAATGCCAGGTCCAACAAGGTGCTGGTTATTTATTGTGCATGGAGTGCTGTGTTTTTTAcctgagggtgtgtgtgtgtgtgtgtgtgtgtgtgtgcacaggcaAAGCTGCTGGTGACATCTTCCAGGACAATGTCATTTTGTCCAATCCTGTGGCGGGGCTGGTGATCGGGGTGTTAGTCACAGTGTTGGTGCAGAGCTCcagcacctcctcctccattgtGGTCAGCATGGTGTCCTCTGGGTGTAAGTActgtagtacacacacacacacacacacacacacacaNNNNNNNNNNcacacacacacacacacacacacacacgtatcagTCGACTCTTTCAGCCTATACACGTGCACAGAGCTGTAGTGTAAAGCTGCACAATGTATCGGGGTTTTATATCAACAACCACATTGCCAAAGGTTGCAAAATATCGCAAAagacacatttcattttttgcgTTGGTTGATAGAAAATATCAGCTAAAAAAaaggcactttaaaatgtaactgtcccTCTTTTTTAGTGCTGACTTTTATATTAAATTTGATATTTGTTCactaaaagaatgttggaaaggatttcctttcatttgagcagtttgttgtattttagtaGAATACCGAAAGCAGTAGAACTGAGTACAcattaatatctgtttatgtaTTATTGCGATATTGAACAGCAACATTGGATATGGCATATTTTGCTCCTATTGTACAGCCCTACTGTAGTCTAGAGCAGCAAAGATGAATTAAAACCTTGTTTTAATCACTATGACAACTTTAACTGTGATCTGatggtttgagtcattttatcTTTAAACATTCTCGGATTCCAGCTTaaatcttaaatgtgaatatattattatataatatatactgttcTTTggcagtaaactgaatatctttgagttgtggacactTGTTGTGGAGTTGTgtgttttagaatagattttaagattttattggttgttttcaaggccttaaatCAGACTTCAAATCAGCGAGTTTTAGAGGTGGCGNNNNNNNNNNgtgatcaggcttttgcagttgcttccccgagactctggaacaagagACTTCATtgtgaccttttctgatttgactgttttctatgttcactctttctattgtatgaaatgttttttacccTTGGTTTCTGATGATGAGCCCTTTGGATTCCTGCTGGTTGTAAAGTGCtttagaaatacattttgaacaGATTACTCATCTATGAAAATAATGGTTTGTTGCAGCCCTACTATAGTGTGTCACACACTATTATAATGGCCCCTCTGTTCTGCAGTGCTGGACGTTCAGTCTGCGGTGCCGATCATCATGGGCGCCAACATCGGAACCTCTGTCACCAACACTATAGTGGCCGTGATGCAGGCAGGAGACCGGAATGAGTTCCGCAGGTAAATCAGAGCCTGGACTGATAAAGACAGGGCAAAGACACTGCTGCGCTACGATAATAACTCCGGAAACAGTGTCTGGTGCATTCAAGAGCGTGCTCCTTCACTTCCAGGGCCTTTGCTGGCGCTACAGTCCACGACTTCTTCAACTGGCTGTCCGTGCTGGTTCTTCTGCCCCTGGAAGTCGCCACCGGTGTTCTGTACAAACTCACCAGCCTCATAATCCAGTCCTTCAACATCCAGAGCGGGGAGGACGCCCCCGACCTGCTCAACGTCATCACTGACCCCCTCACCAACGCCATCATCCAGGTAGAGTCACGCTTAGTACGGTTTAGGTTAGTTGTTGTTAGTTTTCGTTATTTAGCTGTTTTTTGTTAGGGGCTAGTATATTGTCTCAGATGTATGTAGCTACATATATATACTAAATACAGGTAGGGCTttgcaatatattgatattatatcaacatGGATAAATTAGGCCAGATATTGTCTttaattttggatattgtaatatgcaCAAGTGGACAAAACTAAAAGCCACAAAAGGTCCCAAAAATCCAACACAATCCCAAAATAgtctggggaggggggggggaaagcaaAGCAAAAANNNNNNNNNNACGGCAGGGTAAAACTCACATGGAAAGCTCTAGACAGGCCAAAGAACGGTACAACATCAACgaacacaaaaacaagacaaaaggaCAGAGACAAGGGACGCACAGACATTAAAtccacaaggtaacgaggtaacgaggggCAGGTGATAGgagggcagggaagcaggtggaaaacatcaggtaatcacaagagcgggaacaCACAGGAAGTAGGACTAAAGACAGGACGggacaaaaaccagacttcaaaataaaacaggaaacagaacctaCAGACACTCGGGGGAACACAAGataacacaagaccggggaggacaCAAGACAGAACAACAGaaccaaaaaagggaaaaagaaccccaaaccccaaaccacaacaccgCCAATATCGATGCAATATCAACAttaatgtatttggtcaaaattattgtgatatttgatttgcCCAGCCTCAAATGCAGGTTATGGAGAACTGTATATGAATAGCCATGATGTTGTTACGTGCTACGTTAGTGTCCCATGTGAGGCCGCACAGCGCCATTTCCTGGAATCTTGATTTGTATTAATttatactgtaattatttttttgctttgtaacCTGACAACATAGtttcactttagttttagtttttctagaaggttttagtttttattaagtttacaacattttttttactgcttattttatatttgttatagTTTTAGTTCACTAGGATAACCCTGGTAGAGTCAGTGGCATTGAGATCATCAAGAAGTATGCACCATTACCATTGAGaaggctttttttgtgtttttgtcttttaagcTGGACAAATCTGTCATCGCTGACATCGCCACTGGTGACCCGGCAGCCAGAAACAAGAGTCTGATCAAAGTATGGTGCAAAAAAGAGACCAACACGGTAAGAAATAcacaattcagttcaatttgatttatagtatcaaatcataacaagagttatctcaagacactctACAGATAAAGGCACTATTTTTCTAGATTGATAATAGAATGCCTGAAAATATGTACATCATTGGGAACAACATAAAAGTTGCCAAAGAAAAGagtcatactgtatgtagagCCGACATCCTTACTGTctgaaaccagaacacaacGGAAAAAGGGGCAAAAATTGATGTTAGTTATTATTGTTAACTCAGGCAACATAACATAGGTCGGGTAGGGATTTGGCGTAAACagcatcatttttttaaacctatcTTTGTTCCAATGTGTTGGAGTACAGTTCACAGAATGATAGGCGATGTTTCCCCAGTAATAGAACTTTTGCTCCATTGATCTGCCAGTCCAGTCAGagggtatatatatatttatatatagtagCATCTGACTGGACTTGCAAatcaatatacatatatatgtacatatatatactgtatatacacaatataccCTCTGCTCTGGGGTTTCCGAGCCCCTAACctggagacatttggaaacccTTCTGACCCCGTCATGGTTCTGCGGGGTTGTGTTGCGGTCTGAATGGCTGCAGAGACCTTTGGCAACACCAACAGTGATGCCGATGTTTCGCTGCCTGATTGGGAAATTAATTCTCTGAGACTAAGCTAACATAaccatggcaactaccagcaACGGGCAGAGCGAACATGCTGCCTCGTGTTGCCCAGTCCACAAGAATGCGGATGAGATATTTGGTTTGGAGCTAAAAATACTTGTGTGCATTCAAGATCGCTGTTGGCTCAAAACTctgcttaaaaaccaaaacatagcGATGTTATAGTTGCCAGAGAGACTGAGGGGAAATTACACAAAGTTGAAGcttttttaaaaccctaaaagATCCGTAGGGGTTTTATTAGAAACCATTTGAGGCTGGAGCCCCAGAAGCCATCCCCGTGCTCCGcccctgctgctgctctcccATTTAAAGCTCTTTTTGCTTTTAGACTTTCTGGAACGCAACAGTGGAGAACTGCACTGCTGGCGCAGTCTGCTGGGACGAAGGAAACCTGACCTGGACCCAGATGAACTCGTCTTGGACCGATTACCAACAGAAATGTAAGCGTGCCTCCATCAGTGAATACCAACGgttcaaagaaagaaagaaaaaaagaacagttaCAAAGCAATTAGGAGCATCTGATCCAGTAAAGCTCAGTGATACATGAGACACAACAACCTCCTTCATCCAGATCTCTGATGTCCGGACAATGACCACCTTTGAGTCGTTCTAGTGACTCAGCTAATGCCCTCCCTTGACCCGTCTACCTGCTCAATACATCTATTCACGCTGCCTTGTTGAAGCACATGAAACCACATGACCATTAAATGGGCAAAGTATTCAGCTCCAGTTGAAGTAAATTCTTTTGTGCTTGGCtttagaaacagaaaaaaaacacttattttacAATTTCATTACATCAGGAACTGGTATTGAGCTGTGAGTCACGCACATGAGGCTATGTTTGGCTGCGACATAATGCGAGACCAGAGTGGAAGCTCAAATGCCAATCATCTCTCTGACCGTCTGCTGCAGGCAAACACATCTTCGTTAATGCTAACCTGCCGGACCTGGCCGTGGGCCTCATTCTCCTGGCCCTGTCTCTGCTCGTCCTCTGCACCTGCCTCATCCTCATCGTCAAGCTGCTCAACTCCATGCTGAAGGGACAGGTGGCCGTGGTCATCAAGAAGGTGCTCAACACAGGTAACAATTTCCTGCTAACATGCTCTCTCCCGCCTGTTTGATAGCCttctagggctgggtatcgccaCTGATTTCCCATATAGATTCCATTCTGATTCCCGAATCCATTACTTCTGCAATTCAATGTCGACTAGATATTTCAAAACCAATATTGCTTGGATATGAAACAGATTCTACAAT contains these protein-coding regions:
- the slc34a2b gene encoding sodium-dependent phosphate transport protein 2B produces the protein MAPRPQVGTDSSPPLDDNVRVKDVAILPAYSTVDLVNEDPDAEDPWDLPELKDTGIKWSELDTKGKIMRVLTGILKAVTLLGLLYLFICSLDVLSSAFQLVGGKAAGDIFQDNVILSNPVAGLVIGVLVTVLVQSSSTSSSIVVSMVSSGLLDVQSAVPIIMGANIGTSVTNTIVAVMQAGDRNEFRRAFAGATVHDFFNWLSVLVLLPLEVATGVLYKLTSLIIQSFNIQSGEDAPDLLNVITDPLTNAIIQLDKSVIADIATGDPAARNKSLIKVWCKKETNTTFWNATVENCTAGAVCWDEGNLTWTQMNSSWTDYQQKCKHIFVNANLPDLAVGLILLALSLLVLCTCLILIVKLLNSMLKGQVAVVIKKVLNTDFPFPFAWVTGYIAMLVGAGMTFIVQSSSVFTSAITPLVGIGVISLERAYPLTLGSNIGTTTTAILAAMASPGETLSNSLQIALCHFFFNIMGILLWYPIPLTRLPIRLARGLGNHTAKYRWFAAFYLVLCFLVLPLSVFGLSLAGWQVLVGVAVPIVALAVFVIIVNVMQSRCPRYLPKFLRDWDFLPKPLHSMAPWDKMVTKVFGSCSKHCCWCCRKKDGEKIQSQKTLEMYDNPAMSRDEDTTEAVRATHL